CGCGCGACCCGCCGGCGTCGCGGCGGTCGCGGCCCCGTCGTTGCCGGCGCGCGTGCTCGCCCGCGTGCCGCGCAACGCTGCCGACTACGCGCGCCAGCTGCCTGACGCGCTCGCGTTTCCGCGACGCGTCAATGGCTGGACGCGCCACGTCCCGGTCCAGCTGCTCGTCCTGGCGCTCGCCGTCGCCGCGCTCGCGGCGTTGTTCCGCCGGTGGGCCGCCGCGGCGCTCGTCGTCGCGTGCTACGCGGCGGTGCTGCTGGTGTGGCCGTGGGCGCTGCCGCGCTTCCTCGTGCCGGCGCTTCCGTTAGGCATGGTGGCGTTCGTCGGCGGCGCGTGGGCGCTCGGTGCACGCCTCGGACGGTGGCGGTGGATTCCCGCTGCCGCGGCCGCGGCGCTCGTCGTCGTCACGGCCGCGCGCGCCGACGCCCGCGCCGTGCGCGCGTCCGCGGCGTGCGACCGCGCCCAGCCGCTCGGCGCGCCGGCATGCCACACGCCGCTCACGTTCGCGGTGCTCGGCGCGCTGCGCTGGGTCGCCGACAGCACGCCGCGCGACGCGGTCGTCGGCGCGCGCTCGGGCGCGCTTGTGAGCTGGTACGCGCACCGGCGCACGGTCCCGCTCCGCGACGCGGTCGCCGCGGCGGACGACGCGCCGGCGTACGTGGTCGTCTGGCGGCGCGGCGGCGCGCGGCGCCCCGTGCTCGACGACGCCACGCCGGCGACGTGCGCGCGCCTCGGGCTCGCGCGCGCGTGGGGGAGCGACGTGCAGCTGTTCCGCGTGCTGCCTAACGGTGTCGCCGCCTCCGACTCCGCGGCGTGCCGGCTGCTCCCCGGCCCCGGCGAGTAGCGCTCGGCGCGCTCAGCCGCCGCACTGCTGCTGCAGCGGCCCCTCCTCGCGCACCGAGATCGCCCGACGCTGCTGCGGCGAGCGCGCGAGCCGCTTCGCCTGGCGGATCGCGTCGCACGCGCCGCGCATGTCGTCGGTCAGCACGAGCGCGTCGGAGAGCTTGATGCTCGCCCACGTGCTGTCGTCGGCGGTCGTGAGGCTCGTCATCAGACCGCGAATCACCGGCACCGCCTGACGCGCCGCGCGCTCCGCCTGGTCCGCGCCGATCCCCTGCGTGAGGTCGTACGACTGCGCGATGCTGTCGATCGCCAGCCGCGCCGCGGAGTTCTGTGCGCTGCGTACCGGCGCGCGCTCGGGGACCGGGGCGGGATCGGCGCCGCGCGGCGGCCGCTGGCCCGCATCGGGGCGCGGCGCGTCGGGGCGCGGCGCGACGCTGTCGTGCTTCACGACCGCCACGGGCGTGGCGTCGACCTTCGGCGGCGTCGAGTCGTGCCGCGCCGAGTCGGCCTTCACGACCGGGGCCGAGTCGGACTTCGTCGCCGACGAGTCCACCACCGCGGTGGCCGGCTTGTGCATGAGCATCACCCCCGCCGCGGTGCCGCCCAGCAGCGCGACGGCGAGTACGCCGCCGACGATCAGCCCGCGTCGCCTCGAGTCGCTCGCCGTCGTGGGCGTCGGCGTGGGCGGCGTGTACGCCGGCGCGGCCGACGTGCCTAACGCCCCGGCCGGCGGCGCGTAGCTGCCGACGGCGGGCGCCACGCCGGCGAGCGTCGCCGCCGAGACGTCGGCGCCGTTAGGCACCGTGGGCGTCGGCACCGCCTCCGTCGCCCATCCCGGGCGCGGCGCGCGCCCGCCCGCTTCCTCCTCCTGCCACGCCTCGATCGCCGCGCCCAACGCGCGCGCGAACGCGCCGGCGCTCGCCGGACGGTCCGCCGGGTCGCGCGACAGCGCCTGGTCGAGCACCGACTGCACCTGGCGCGGCCACCGCACCGACGGGCGCACCGCCGTCAGCGGCCGCGGCGGCGTCACGAGCCGCGCCGCCATGCCGTGGTCCGGCGTGTTCGTCGCGAACGGCAGCTCCGCCGTGAGACACTGGTACGCCACCAGCGCCAGCGCGTAGATGTCGCTCCGCGCGTCGAGCGAGCCGCCCAGCAGCTGCTCCGGGCTCATGAACTCCGGCGTGCCCACCACGAAGCCCGTCTTCGTCAACGCCGTCCCACCGGACTCGCCGAACGCCTTCGCGATCCCGAAGTCGACGACCTTCACGCGCTCCTCGACGGTGCCGTCGCCGTCGGTGTCGCCGTCGGCGATCACCATCACGTTGTCCGGCTTGAGGTCGCGGTGCACGATCCCCATCCGGTGTGCCGCGTCGAGCCCCTCGGCGATCTGCCGCGTCACGGCCGCGGCGCGGGCCGGCGCCATCGGGCCGCCCTCGGTCAGGATCTTCTTCAGCGTCTGCCCCGGCACGTACTCCATGGCCAGGTACACCACGCCGTTGTCCGTCTCGCCGAAGTCGTAGACGCGCGCCACACGGTCGTGGTCGATGCGGCTCGCGTTCGCCGCCTCGCGGTTGAACCGCGCCACCGCCGACGCGTCCTGCAGCATCTCCTTGCGCAGCACCTTGATCGCCGCCTGCTGCGGCAGCCGCACGTGCCGCGCGAGGTATACCGTCCCCATCCCCCCCTCGCCGAGGACGTCCGTCACGAGGTAGCGGTCCGCGATCACGCTCCCGACGAGGTCCTCGCGCAGGTCGGCGG
The window above is part of the Gemmatirosa kalamazoonensis genome. Proteins encoded here:
- a CDS encoding glycosyltransferase family 39 protein, with amino-acid sequence MVAAVVFLLLLHAALAWRLRTLSLVPTPDAATYLAVSRSVRALGYRSVYQLGAPRHVLYPPGWPTVLALLSLVAGERLDVVVALEVALSTATLALLFDVVRRAWSPTVALLVLAACAVNPLLLEYAGVALSEVPFMFLTTLCVWAAQRARAQPRYAPLAGAAAVAAMLVRSAGVAVVAALVVLWLVERRRRAAIGLVAVGGACATLWVAWVLSAPAPARQASYAADLQRGYARPAGVAAVAAPSLPARVLARVPRNAADYARQLPDALAFPRRVNGWTRHVPVQLLVLALAVAALAALFRRWAAAALVVACYAAVLLVWPWALPRFLVPALPLGMVAFVGGAWALGARLGRWRWIPAAAAAALVVVTAARADARAVRASAACDRAQPLGAPACHTPLTFAVLGALRWVADSTPRDAVVGARSGALVSWYAHRRTVPLRDAVAAADDAPAYVVVWRRGGARRPVLDDATPATCARLGLARAWGSDVQLFRVLPNGVAASDSAACRLLPGPGE
- a CDS encoding serine/threonine-protein kinase gives rise to the protein MSKICSVCGVTYADALVFCPADGTTLRSADLREDLVGSVIADRYLVTDVLGEGGMGTVYLARHVRLPQQAAIKVLRKEMLQDASAVARFNREAANASRIDHDRVARVYDFGETDNGVVYLAMEYVPGQTLKKILTEGGPMAPARAAAVTRQIAEGLDAAHRMGIVHRDLKPDNVMVIADGDTDGDGTVEERVKVVDFGIAKAFGESGGTALTKTGFVVGTPEFMSPEQLLGGSLDARSDIYALALVAYQCLTAELPFATNTPDHGMAARLVTPPRPLTAVRPSVRWPRQVQSVLDQALSRDPADRPASAGAFARALGAAIEAWQEEEAGGRAPRPGWATEAVPTPTVPNGADVSAATLAGVAPAVGSYAPPAGALGTSAAPAYTPPTPTPTTASDSRRRGLIVGGVLAVALLGGTAAGVMLMHKPATAVVDSSATKSDSAPVVKADSARHDSTPPKVDATPVAVVKHDSVAPRPDAPRPDAGQRPPRGADPAPVPERAPVRSAQNSAARLAIDSIAQSYDLTQGIGADQAERAARQAVPVIRGLMTSLTTADDSTWASIKLSDALVLTDDMRGACDAIRQAKRLARSPQQRRAISVREEGPLQQQCGG